One Clostridium sp. CM027 genomic window carries:
- the pdxT gene encoding pyridoxal 5'-phosphate synthase glutaminase subunit PdxT, whose protein sequence is MRIGVLSLQGGVIEHINHINKLGHEAAEIKKIEDIKDIQGIILPGGESTTIGKILKERNMIMPLREKILSGLPVWGTCAGMILLAKYIEGTDNEYLKIMDIKVKRNAYGSQIDSFKRSVVIDKISSEPLPLVFIRGPLITEVSRDVKIICTLDGKIVAAKQNNMFATSFHPELTDSLEVHKYFIKMCSSNNTKLY, encoded by the coding sequence TTGAGAATTGGAGTTTTATCACTTCAGGGTGGTGTAATAGAACATATAAATCATATTAATAAGCTTGGTCATGAAGCTGCAGAGATTAAGAAAATTGAGGATATCAAAGATATACAAGGGATCATTTTACCAGGTGGGGAAAGTACAACGATAGGGAAAATTTTAAAGGAAAGAAATATGATTATGCCTTTAAGAGAAAAAATACTCTCAGGATTACCTGTGTGGGGAACTTGTGCTGGTATGATACTACTTGCTAAATACATTGAGGGAACAGACAATGAATATCTTAAAATTATGGATATAAAAGTAAAAAGAAATGCCTACGGAAGCCAAATCGATAGCTTTAAAAGGAGTGTTGTAATCGATAAGATTTCAAGTGAGCCATTGCCACTAGTTTTTATTCGAGGTCCATTAATTACAGAAGTTTCGAGGGATGTTAAAATAATATGTACTCTTGATGGGAAAATTGTAGCAGCAAAACAAAATAATATGTTTGCTACGTCTTTCCATCCGGAACTTACTGATAGCTTAGAAGTTCATAAATATTTCATAAAAATGTGCAGCTCTAATAATACAAAGCTTTATTAA